One part of the Arabidopsis thaliana chromosome 4, partial sequence genome encodes these proteins:
- a CDS encoding uncharacterized protein (unknown protein; Has 30201 Blast hits to 17322 proteins in 780 species: Archae - 12; Bacteria - 1396; Metazoa - 17338; Fungi - 3422; Plants - 5037; Viruses - 0; Other Eukaryotes - 2996 (source: NCBI BLink).), with protein sequence MAFVRKPIHNLPTFAGTTIDQGPLLEKGELVVMRLGNINNLWWWLKSVNRVRCVFNIFRGLVNTFPMNKEVTDFAVISTTGIMTCLWINGSDTPSDSMVAYYKIEKKKKKKKKKKKKKKKKKKKKKNLRSQRYAPFKSISLSN encoded by the exons ATGGCATTTGTAAGGAAACCCATACATAACCTCCCCACATTTGCTGGCACCACAATCGACCAAGGTCCGCTTCTTGAAAAGGGTGAGCTTGTGGTGATGCGTCTCGGAAATATCAATAACCTCTGGTGGTGG CTTAAGAGTGTGAACAGAGTGAGATGTGTGTTTAATATATTCAGAGGACTCGTCAACACATTTCCTATGAACAAAGAAGTCACAGATTTCGCAGTAATATCCACCACTG GCATCATGACATGCTTGTGGATCAACGGTAGTGACACTCCCTCTGATTCCATGGTCGCCTACTACaagattgagaagaagaagaagaagaagaagaagaagaagaagaagaagaagaagaagaagaagaagaagaagaatctgagatCTCAACGGTATGCTCCTTTCAAGTCTATATCTCTCTCTAATTAA